CTTGTCCTATAGTAAATCCTCCACCGAGCAGGCTGTCAATAGCATCGTCACCAGTAGTGAATGTAGAACCCAGTAAGTCATGTCTAGGATCTCCTCCAGCATCTTTCAGCCTTATTACATGAGTTTCGGGTGTAAACGCCGAGTGAATTTGTTGGAGTACCGCCTGAGCCTTTTCGAGTGGCACGCGGAGTTTAGTGGCAAGATCGGATGCGGAGAGTGTTACAACATCGATGTAATTTTTAAGATTCGCTGTTGATTCACAATTCAGTACGTACTATAAGTTTAGTTCATATTACCGCACCTTTTGTTAATAAATTCCTTGTTTCGTCTGGGAGTTCTGGCACTTGGGCAATGGTTGGGAGGTCCATGAGAGAATTAGGCGCCCTGATTACATTATGTGTGCTTCCATGTGATCAATTAGACTCAGTTAACGCCTCCACCACCTGTGACAATCGACTTGTACCATGGCTGAAATCGCACAACCTCCCGTAATACCAGGGCAGACATTTGTTCCTCCTAGTGGGCCGCCAAATCCGATGGAGATAGACGGAGTAGTGGCCCAAGCGCCAGCACCGGCGCCGCCTGCAATTGTTCCAGAAACAGGGTTACCAGTCGATGCGTCTGAGACATTATATATCCAGAATCTCAACGAGAAAGTCAAGATTGAACGTAAGTGCATTCACCTGAGTAACTTTTGGTCGTTAACGGTGTGTATTGTAGAGATGAAATCGACGTTACGGTCACTTTTCAAGGGGTACGGCAAAATACTAGACGTTGTTGCGCACGGGAATCTACGAATGCGAGGCCAAGCGTTTGTATCATTCGAATCGAAAGAGGTCGCAGCAAAGGCGCTAAAAGAGGTCAAGAATTTCCCATTATACGCGAAACCCATGGTGAGTCCCCTGCCCCCCACTAGCCCATGTTTTCCTCGACGCCGGGTCGTTAGTTCTTACATCCCCCACCCCTATGATAGCAAATATCATTCGCAAAATCTCGATCAGATGCAGTGGTCAAAGAACTAGACCCAGAGCACTTTGATCAACATCACAGTACACGGGTAGCGGCGAAACGTACGCGCGTCGAGTTGTGTTTTATGCTAGAAATATGAAGGGTAACATGGTATGTGTCCTCAGGTCGTAAACGATGGGACAATCCCCACCAGAGGAAACGCAAGGCAAAGCGAGCGGCCGCGGCAGACGGTGCGTGGACTTTTTATGTCACAAGGTGTTTGGTTGAATTGACCTATTCCTTTCGCGGAAATCCTATCACCCCTGCTCATCACTAAAAATTGCACTCCCTCGCAAAATAGCCACCAACtcggcagcagcagcaacagctcCTCGTCGGCCAGTTGTACAAATGCCGGACGAGTACTTACCGCCCAACAAGATTCTCTTCTTGCAAAACCTCCCAACAGACGTGCGCCAAGAACAGCTGCTTGCACTCTTTGGGCAGTACCCTGGTTTGTCCGAAGTTCGTATGATCCCTACCAAGAAGGACATTGCGTTCGTGGAATTTGTCGACGAAGCAACCTCGACGGTGGCCAAGGAGGCGCTTCACAACTACAAATTGGACGGGGAGAACAAGATCAAGGTAGGCTTACAGACTAACCATGGTGGATTGACTCTGACGCATGCTGGTGTAGATCACGTTCGCAAGGAAATGACCTATGTTTGTGCATACTCAAACAAAGGTTATTCAAGCGCGGTGTTGGATTCTTCTGGTGTTGCGATAATGAACTACGTAGCTCCCCATATAGGGATTCATGTATTTTGGCGCTAGGCAGAAAATGTAAAACATATTTCACTCGATCCTGTGTGGACCTCAAATGAGCATCAACCCAAAATAAATAATTTAAATTCACACAAAATACCCATAACAAATTAACGAACAACGTCATGATACACCAAGTTGGCTATCAGTGTTCGTGGCGGGCTCGGTTCATGGTCCATGAGTGGGAAGACACATTGAATAATTGTGTACACACATCGCCAACCTCAACCCAATCCAGGTCCACAGCCAGCTCCATGATCTACACCGAGAAGAGACAACGAGCAAGGGGAAATACATGCAACACAATCATACAGTGGTAAGTGGTAAAAGTGCTTGACTATCGTCGACCGGCGTTTAGCTTCGAGAAATCCAAAGGAGGTGGGCGGTGCTTGGGTCGCCCATCTTTTCTCCGGGGGACGCCATCGCTATCCAGACTTCCTTCGCTACTACTTCCTGAATCGGCGCTGTCCGTACGCCTAGCGACACGCTCCCGTGCACTAGCAGCATTCATGGGTCCTGAACTTGGGATGATGGTAGGAACGCGCTGGAACGGGGGAGGCGCAGCGTTGCGCTCTCGTCGAGGATCTGCAGGTGGATTATGGCGGGGCCAGTTACCGAGGGGCTGTGGCTCGCTCGGATAGGATACCGCTGAAGTAGCATACTCCATGACAGACTGCACCTGCATTGGGTACAACGACTGAGGCTGGTTTTGCTGATACGACTGAGGGCTGGAAGAAGCTTGAGAGGCGCCCATAACTTGCTCCTCGGTAAGCCCAGAATTCGCCCTACGTGGCCGCGGTGATACCACTTCGTTGCCTGATGGCAGCTGAGGAAGCGCTCGGACAATCGTCGATTGCACTTGTTGAGGCACGGGCTTCCGGTGAGTCGACCCTTGGCCAGCACGGAACTGCTCTACGATTGCCTGGCTCTGCGTCTTTGCTTGGTGATCACGTTCAGGTCGGTATTGATATGGCTGCGATGCCTCAACGTCATGCACGGGAGCTGGGCGAGAAACCGCTGCTGCTGCATAAGGATGCGTCGGATAATGCTCGGGGGTGTGCGAAGGATACACAGCACGATTCGTCATTGCTGCATGGATAGGTGCGGCAGGCTGTACAGACACAGGTGCGGCGTTTGGTTGCGCCATACGACGCTCGTAGTGATACTTGGCGGGGCTGCTCGGTTCGCTTCCCATACGTACACCACCATTTGCACTTACTGAATTGCGGAATGAAGGGCGAGATACGAAATCAAGCCATGGAAAATCGCGTACGCCTGAATGCCAGACCCCTGGTGCCTGAGGGGCGTGTAGGACACTGAGAACCAGGAGAGTGAAAAGGTGGATGAGGACTGAAAGCATGCGCCTATTAGGCTACACCCAAGAGAACTTGAATAGATT
The nucleotide sequence above comes from Rhizoctonia solani chromosome 3, complete sequence. Encoded proteins:
- a CDS encoding RNA recognition motif protein translates to MAEIAQPPVIPGQTFVPPSGPPNPMEIDGVVAQAPAPAPPAIVPETGLPVDASETLYIQNLNEKVKIEQMKSTLRSLFKGYGKILDVVAHGNLRMRGQAFVSFESKEVAAKALKEVKNFPLYAKPMQISFAKSRSDAVVKELDPEHFDQHHSTRVAAKRRKRWDNPHQRKRKAKRAAAADATNSAAAATAPRRPVVQMPDEYLPPNKILFLQNLPTDVRQEQLLALFGQYPGLSEVRMIPTKKDIAFVEFVDEATSTVAKEALHNYKLDGENKIKITFARK